Proteins encoded within one genomic window of Companilactobacillus sp.:
- the purL gene encoding phosphoribosylformylglycinamidine synthase subunit PurL: MTEPTATMINEQKLYKAWGLSESEFKVITENILHRLPNYTEAGLFSVMWSEHCSYKNSKNVLRKFPNKGKRVLAGPGEDAGIIDIDDNQAVVFKAESHNHPSAVEPYQGAATGVGGIIRDIFSMGATPIAMLNSLKFGNLDDEHTKYLANEIVAGIGGYGNCIGIPTVGGEISFQDRYKNNPVVNAMCVGLINNSDIKYGKASGENNLIIYVGAKTGRDGIHGATFASDEFTDDNKTQRSAVQVGDPFMEKLLMDACIELVQEHSDWIMGIQDMGAAGLVSSTAEMASKAESGLVLELDQVPQRETGMTPYEIMLSESQERMVLCAKPEHEENILNFFKDAGLDAVVIGKVTTDNQYKIYQHGELVTDIPVAGLVDDAPEYVHKGTMPERLNDQNYKEQYQPKIDSLTNTWMDLLQQPNIASKEFFYSTYDSQIKANTMVKPGSDAAAIRVRGTQKALTMTNDGNSKLVYVDPYIGGQIAIIEASANLIATGSEPLGITDCLNYGNPEKPEIFWEFNRSVEGMASVCNELALPVISGNVSLYNEFNEEAIYPSPMIGMVGLVKNLENVMTQGFKNIGDEIYLVGKTGNDYNGSELQLMQTGDVKGELNPIDLEQVKQLQADMLEAIESGLINSCHDLSEGGLAIALAESSFENQLGFDVETKLSTSEVFSETPGRFLVSVSQENKDNFEKLFASNEEYLGSVTQENKLQLKTNDSSAELDLSEAFKNWKEAIPCLMK; encoded by the coding sequence CTCTATAAGGCATGGGGATTAAGCGAATCAGAATTTAAAGTGATCACAGAAAACATTCTTCACCGTTTGCCAAATTATACTGAAGCTGGACTTTTTTCAGTTATGTGGAGTGAACATTGTTCTTATAAGAATTCTAAAAATGTTTTGCGTAAATTTCCTAACAAGGGAAAACGAGTTCTAGCTGGACCTGGTGAAGATGCTGGAATTATTGACATTGATGACAACCAAGCTGTCGTTTTCAAGGCCGAAAGTCACAATCACCCTTCAGCTGTTGAACCTTATCAAGGTGCTGCTACAGGTGTCGGTGGAATCATCCGTGATATTTTTTCAATGGGTGCAACTCCGATTGCAATGCTGAATAGTTTGAAGTTTGGAAACTTGGACGATGAACACACTAAATATTTAGCAAACGAAATTGTTGCTGGTATTGGTGGATACGGTAATTGTATTGGTATTCCAACTGTTGGTGGTGAAATTTCTTTCCAAGACAGATACAAAAATAACCCTGTTGTTAACGCAATGTGCGTAGGGTTGATCAATAATTCAGACATTAAGTATGGAAAAGCCAGTGGCGAAAATAACTTGATCATTTATGTTGGAGCAAAAACTGGTCGTGATGGTATTCACGGTGCAACATTCGCTTCAGATGAATTTACTGATGACAATAAGACACAACGTTCAGCGGTTCAAGTTGGTGATCCATTTATGGAAAAACTTTTGATGGATGCATGTATCGAATTAGTTCAGGAACATTCCGACTGGATCATGGGAATTCAAGACATGGGCGCAGCTGGTTTAGTTTCATCAACTGCAGAAATGGCTTCAAAAGCTGAAAGTGGCTTAGTGCTTGAATTAGACCAAGTTCCACAACGTGAAACTGGAATGACTCCTTATGAGATCATGCTTTCTGAATCACAAGAACGCATGGTGTTATGTGCAAAACCAGAACATGAAGAAAATATCTTGAATTTTTTCAAGGATGCAGGATTAGACGCTGTAGTAATCGGAAAAGTTACAACTGACAATCAATACAAGATCTATCAACATGGTGAATTGGTTACTGATATCCCAGTTGCAGGCTTAGTAGATGACGCACCAGAATACGTTCATAAGGGTACTATGCCAGAACGGTTAAATGACCAAAATTACAAAGAACAATACCAACCAAAAATTGATTCATTGACAAATACTTGGATGGATCTTTTGCAACAACCAAATATTGCTTCAAAAGAATTTTTCTATTCAACTTATGATTCACAAATTAAAGCTAATACGATGGTAAAACCAGGTAGCGATGCTGCAGCAATTAGAGTTCGCGGAACTCAAAAGGCTTTGACTATGACTAATGATGGAAATTCCAAGTTAGTTTATGTCGATCCATATATTGGCGGTCAAATTGCCATTATTGAAGCTTCTGCTAACCTGATTGCAACAGGTTCAGAACCATTGGGAATTACTGACTGTCTAAATTATGGTAATCCTGAAAAGCCAGAAATTTTCTGGGAATTTAATCGTAGTGTTGAAGGTATGGCTTCAGTCTGTAACGAATTAGCTTTACCTGTCATTTCTGGAAATGTGTCACTTTATAATGAATTTAACGAAGAAGCAATTTATCCAAGTCCGATGATCGGAATGGTTGGTTTGGTTAAAAATCTTGAAAATGTTATGACACAAGGCTTTAAGAACATCGGGGATGAAATCTACTTGGTGGGTAAGACTGGCAATGATTACAACGGTTCAGAATTGCAGTTAATGCAAACAGGCGATGTTAAGGGTGAACTAAATCCAATCGATTTGGAACAAGTTAAACAACTACAAGCTGATATGCTCGAGGCAATTGAATCTGGCTTGATCAACAGTTGTCATGACTTATCTGAAGGTGGCTTGGCAATTGCTTTGGCAGAGTCATCATTTGAAAATCAACTCGGATTTGACGTTGAAACTAAATTGTCAACTTCAGAAGTATTTTCAGAAACACCAGGCAGATTTTTAGTTTCTGTTTCCCAAGAAAATAAGGACAACTTTGAAAAATTATTCGCATCAAACGAGGAGTATTTGGGCTCAGTTACACAAGAAAACAAATTGCAATTAAAAACAAATGATTCCAGTGCCGAACTAGATTTATCTGAGGCATTTAAGAATTGGAAAGAGGCCATTCCTTGCTTAATGAAATAA
- the purN gene encoding phosphoribosylglycinamide formyltransferase has product MKVAIFASGNGTNFEALADSQELKNAGLEIEVLVCDQPNAKVLAKAKQRNIPTFVNRLKDYSDRHAYEQAIVEKLAPLKIEYILLAGYMKVVTSTLLSAYPNKIINIHPSLLPKYSGLESIQRAFDAGESETGVTIHYIDSGVDTGPIIRQATVPILKNDTAETLEARVHATEHQIYPEVVLELLKK; this is encoded by the coding sequence ATGAAAGTTGCCATTTTTGCTTCCGGAAATGGAACGAACTTTGAAGCCCTGGCAGATAGTCAAGAATTGAAAAATGCCGGATTAGAGATTGAAGTTTTAGTTTGCGACCAACCAAATGCCAAAGTTTTAGCTAAGGCAAAGCAGAGAAACATTCCCACATTCGTCAATCGTTTAAAAGATTATTCAGATCGACATGCGTATGAACAAGCAATTGTCGAAAAGCTCGCGCCATTGAAAATCGAATATATTTTGTTAGCTGGCTATATGAAGGTTGTTACTAGTACGCTTTTGTCAGCTTATCCCAACAAGATCATCAACATTCATCCATCTTTGTTGCCAAAATATTCAGGTTTGGAATCAATTCAAAGAGCTTTCGATGCCGGAGAATCAGAGACTGGGGTTACCATTCATTACATTGATTCAGGAGTGGATACTGGTCCAATCATCCGTCAAGCTACAGTACCGATTTTAAAAAATGATACTGCGGAAACACTCGAAGCTAGAGTACATGCAACAGAGCACCAAATTTATCCAGAAGTCGTCTTAGAACTACTAAAAAAATAA
- the purF gene encoding amidophosphoribosyltransferase: MLNEIKGLNEECGVFGVWGAENANYLTYLGLHSLQHRGQEGAGIVTNDGGKLNCYRNLGLLTQVFNRPELLNSLTGNSAIGHVRYSTAGGNKIENVQPLLFDFTDQQFALAHNGNLTNALTLKKELEQKGDIFKSSSDSEVLVHLIRHSDKPTQMERIKESLQQIKGGFAYLMLTSDSLILALDSHGFRPLSIGKLPEGGYVVASETCALDSVGATFVRDVKPGELTVINDEGITVDSWTEDTKMAICSMEYIYFARPDSNILGVNVHTARKRMGKILAREQPTDADIVVGVPNSSLSAASGYAEGSELPYEMGLIKNQYMGREFIQPSQELREKAVRQKLAAVKGVVDGKRVVLVDDSIVRGTTCAFIVKLLKDAGATEVHLRIASPQFKYPSFYGIDIQDRKELIAAHKSKEEMRQQFGADSLEFLSEDGLIEAIDLHFDAPYNGLDLSYFNGDYPTPLYDYEKNLSEDF, translated from the coding sequence TTGCTTAATGAAATAAAGGGATTGAATGAAGAATGCGGCGTGTTTGGTGTTTGGGGAGCTGAAAATGCAAACTATTTAACATACCTTGGATTGCACAGCTTACAACACCGTGGACAAGAAGGTGCAGGAATTGTTACAAACGATGGTGGAAAATTAAATTGCTATCGTAATTTAGGATTATTGACGCAAGTTTTTAACCGACCTGAATTATTGAATTCATTAACTGGAAATTCTGCCATTGGTCACGTTCGCTATTCAACAGCTGGTGGTAATAAAATCGAAAACGTTCAACCATTGTTGTTTGACTTTACCGATCAACAATTTGCGCTAGCTCACAATGGTAATTTGACCAACGCACTTACCTTGAAAAAAGAGCTTGAACAAAAGGGCGATATTTTCAAGTCAAGTTCTGATTCTGAAGTGTTGGTCCATCTGATCAGACATTCGGACAAGCCAACCCAAATGGAACGTATCAAAGAATCATTGCAACAGATCAAAGGTGGATTTGCATATCTGATGCTTACCTCAGATTCATTGATCTTAGCACTTGACTCTCACGGGTTCCGTCCGTTATCGATTGGAAAACTGCCTGAAGGTGGCTATGTGGTAGCCAGTGAAACATGTGCCTTGGATTCAGTTGGAGCAACTTTTGTCAGAGATGTTAAACCAGGTGAATTGACTGTCATTAATGATGAAGGAATTACCGTTGACTCCTGGACTGAAGACACTAAAATGGCAATTTGCTCAATGGAATATATTTATTTTGCCAGACCAGATTCAAATATTTTAGGTGTAAATGTTCACACTGCTAGAAAACGTATGGGTAAGATCTTAGCTCGTGAACAACCAACAGATGCAGATATCGTCGTTGGGGTTCCAAACTCATCATTATCAGCAGCTAGTGGCTATGCCGAAGGTAGCGAGCTTCCATATGAAATGGGCTTGATCAAGAACCAGTACATGGGACGAGAATTCATTCAACCTAGTCAGGAATTGCGCGAAAAAGCTGTTCGTCAAAAGTTAGCCGCTGTCAAAGGTGTTGTTGACGGTAAGCGTGTGGTGTTAGTAGACGATTCGATTGTTCGTGGAACAACGTGTGCTTTCATCGTGAAACTGCTCAAGGATGCTGGTGCCACAGAGGTGCACTTAAGAATTGCTTCACCACAATTTAAATATCCAAGTTTTTACGGAATCGATATTCAAGATCGTAAAGAGTTGATTGCTGCTCATAAGAGTAAAGAGGAGATGCGCCAACAATTCGGTGCAGATTCATTGGAATTCTTGAGTGAAGATGGATTGATCGAAGCTATTGATCTTCATTTTGACGCTCCGTACAACGGTTTAGACTTGTCGTACTTTAACGGTGATTACCCAACGCCTTTATACGACTATGAGAAAAATCTTTCCGAAGACTTTTAA
- the purM gene encoding phosphoribosylformylglycinamidine cyclo-ligase produces MANPYEEAGVNVNSGYEVSNFVKQNLAMQHANANNIGNFGGMYEIPEGYEHPVLISSNDGVGTKLLLSVQGKKYDTVGIDCVAMCVNDLLAQGAKPQYFLDYLATGKVDSKIKQVLKGIMFGCELGQVDLIGGETAEMPDVYANNDYDIAGFSVGIVEKSDILRKENVQIGDKLIGIKSSGLHSNGFSLIRKIFFKDHDFSFDTHLPEMPDQKLGNVLLEPTRIYTKQIVPLLEQKMIHGIAHITGGGFYENIPRMLPENAAAMIDINSWKPQAIFDIVQKYGDIQLDDMFHIFNMGIGMVLAVDSNISSDVLRELNRAEKQAFIIGEVSERETDSVVLSGGSI; encoded by the coding sequence ATGGCTAATCCATACGAAGAAGCCGGGGTTAACGTTAATTCAGGCTATGAAGTATCGAACTTCGTCAAACAGAATTTAGCGATGCAACATGCCAACGCCAACAATATCGGAAACTTTGGGGGAATGTACGAGATTCCTGAAGGTTATGAACATCCAGTTTTAATTTCTAGTAATGATGGTGTCGGTACTAAATTGCTCTTGTCTGTCCAGGGTAAGAAATATGACACCGTCGGGATCGACTGTGTAGCAATGTGTGTAAATGATTTGTTGGCTCAAGGTGCTAAACCACAATATTTTTTGGACTATTTAGCAACCGGCAAAGTTGACAGTAAAATCAAGCAAGTACTCAAAGGTATTATGTTTGGCTGTGAATTAGGTCAAGTGGATTTAATTGGCGGAGAAACGGCTGAAATGCCTGATGTCTATGCAAATAATGATTACGACATTGCTGGCTTTTCAGTCGGTATCGTTGAAAAATCCGACATTCTTCGAAAAGAAAATGTTCAAATTGGCGATAAGTTGATAGGTATCAAGTCTAGTGGCCTCCATTCAAATGGTTTTTCACTGATTAGAAAAATCTTTTTTAAAGATCATGATTTTTCGTTTGATACTCATTTGCCTGAAATGCCTGATCAAAAATTAGGCAATGTGCTCCTTGAACCGACTAGAATTTACACTAAGCAGATCGTGCCACTTTTGGAACAAAAAATGATTCACGGGATTGCCCACATTACCGGCGGTGGCTTTTACGAAAACATTCCCAGAATGTTGCCTGAAAACGCCGCAGCAATGATCGATATCAATAGCTGGAAGCCACAAGCAATTTTTGACATTGTGCAAAAATACGGCGATATCCAATTAGACGATATGTTCCATATTTTTAATATGGGTATTGGCATGGTTTTAGCAGTCGATTCAAATATTTCGAGTGATGTTTTACGTGAGTTGAATCGGGCTGAAAAACAAGCCTTTATCATCGGAGAAGTATCCGAACGTGAAACAGATTCAGTTGTATTGTCGGGAGGTTCAATATGA